The following are from one region of the Juglans regia cultivar Chandler chromosome 10, Walnut 2.0, whole genome shotgun sequence genome:
- the LOC109010760 gene encoding NHP2-like protein 1, whose product MTGEAVNPKAYPLADAQLTITIMDLVQQAANYKQLKKGANEATKTLNRGISEFIVMAADTEPLEILLHLPLLAEDKNVPYVFVSSKQALGRACGVTRPVIACSVTTNEGSQLKSQIQQLKDAIEKLLI is encoded by the exons atg ACAGGAGAAGCAGTAAATCCTAAAGCGTACCCTTTGGCCGATGCGCAGCTCACAATCACAATAATGGATCTTGTTCAACAAGCCGCCAACTACAAGCAGCTCAAGAAGGGTGCTAATGAAG CTACGAAAACACTTAACAGGGGTATTTCTGAGTTCATAGTGATGGCCGCGGACACAGAGCCGCTTGAGATTCTTCTCCATCTTCCATTGCTTGCCGAAGATAAg AATGTGCCCTACGTTTTTGTTAGTTCAAAGCAAGCGCTTGGCCGAGCTTGCGGAGTTACCAGGCCTGTTATTGCCTGTTCTGTAACAACAAATGAGGGAagccaattgaaatcccaaataCAACAACTCAAG GATGCCATTGAGAAGCTTTTGATCTGA
- the LOC109010759 gene encoding pentatricopeptide repeat-containing protein ELI1, chloroplastic-like isoform X2, translating to MLNHIHRDDPFVVSALIEYYSVAQDMGTARLLFDITPKKDVVMWTAMTDGYGKMGDVANARLLFEEMPERNVISWSAIMAAYSRASDFKEVLRLFKKMQETGIKPNESVLVSVLTACAHLGAVTQGLWIHSYTKRHNLESNPILATALVDMYSKCGCVESALLVFNTIPKKDAGAWNAMISGVAMNGDAMKSLDLFGEMITTGTQPTDTTFVAVLTACTHAKMVDQGLKLFERMDTIYGIVPKLEHYACVVDLLARAGMLEEAERFIEEKMGGFSRGDANIWGALQSACRIYGNVEIGNRVWKKLIDIGVVDSGTSVLSYNMYREAGWEMDAKKVRKTISDSRLKKKPGCSVIEVSGKVEEFLAGDLCHSQAQEICKTLDSLSKIINLEDWVK from the exons ATGCTCAATCACATTCACCG TGATGACCCATTTGTCGTCAGCGCGCTCATTGAGTATTACTCCGTAGCTCAAGACATGGGAACTGCAAGATTGTTGTTTGATATAACTCCGAAGAAGGATGTGGTTATGTGGACCGCGATGACTGATGGGTATGGGAAAATGGGGGACGTGGCAAATGCGAGATTGTTGTTTGAAGAAATGCCTGAGAGGAACGTGATTTCTTGGAGTGCGATAATGGCTGCTTATTCTCGGGCCAGTGACTTCAAAGAGGTGCTTCGTTTGTttaagaaaatgcaagaaacGGGTATAAAGCCTAATGAGTCGGTGCTTGTTAGCGTTCTCACTGCTTGTGCTCATCTTGGTGCTGTCACACAAGGACTATGGATCCACTCCTATACTAAACGACATAATCTTGAGTCCAACCCGATTCTGGCAACCGCGTTAGTGGACATGTACTCAAAATGCGGTTGTGTGGAATCAGCACTGTTAGTTTTCAATACTATTCCTAAGAAAGATGCAGGAGCATGGAATGCTATGATTTCCGGTGTCGCAATGAATGGAGATGCAATGAAGTCACTTGATTTATTCGGTGAAATGATCACAACAGGAACTCAACCTACAGATACAACATTTGTTGCTGTCCTTACAGCTTGTACACATGCAAAGATGGTTGATCAGGGGCTTAAATTGTTTGAACGAATGGATACTATTTATGGGATTGTACCAAAGCTTGAGCATTATGCATGTGTTGTTGACCTTTTGGCTAGAGCAGGTATGCTAGAGGAAGCCGAGAGGTTTATAGAGGAGAAGATGGGGGGCTTCAGCAGAGGAGATGCCAACATCTGGGGAGCACTACAGAGTGCATGTAGAATTTACGGGAATGTTGAAATTGGGAACAGAGTCTGGAAAAAACTCATTGATATTGGAGTGGTTGATTCTGGTACTAGTGTTCTTTCATACAATATGTATCGGGAGGCTGGCTGGGAAATGGATGCAAAGAAAGTCAGAAAAACCATCTCTGATTCCAGACTGAAGAAGAAACCAGGTTGTAGTGTGATAGAGGTCAGTGGCAAAGTTGAAGAGTTCCTTGCAGGTGATCTTTGCCATTCTCAGGCACAAGAAATATGTAAGACGCTTGATTCCTTGTCCAAAATCATTAATTTGGAGGACTGGGTTAAATGA
- the LOC118349704 gene encoding protein FAR1-RELATED SEQUENCE 5-like, translating to MPEPAETKIRCKAIMGIKKDGEKWVVNKFVVGHNHILLTPRSTSFLRGHGGVSKVQKKFIMTMNESGVPTRKIMSVLSKDSGGDFNVGCIGKDVENYLGSQRRKIFEEGDAQRLYSYFLDRQNKQPGFVFSMQVDNDGCMGSCFWADARSRAAYQYFGDVVTFDATYLTNIYKMPYVPFSGVNHHHQTIMFGCALLVNETAESYIWLLRTWQEAMLGRAPSTIITDDDKAMAKAIVEVLPNTTHRLCLWHILQKFPEHLAYVYNKFPDFQKDFRHCIHETITIDEFEQEWSSIVVKYDLGENTWLQNLYSRRDKWVPAYLCSTFCAGMSTTQRSENMNKFFKDYVRSSTMVSDFVHQYEKAIDTRYFKEKEKDVRTKSTRAIMKTPFKIEEEAALLYTRKSFMIFQDELFNSLRYQARRLSLTGEAKTYGVTIHGKETPLYHVILEGSGEHATCTCHMWEFMGIFCRHILCVFDKKAKLNRLPEHYVLDRWTINAKSRPIPHIPCCDDQVSVELDEPTMRRSKSMIQLYDIVELASQSAEKHNYFTLALEKVHKEMLAMEEHVECSRVVPANDDQILRSQVVSNFSQTVQDPPWQDAETKCFESYEEQLRKLVNWYSGSIRELYRQIVIGTLNYWILPICTFG from the exons ATGCCTGAACCTGCTGAGACAAAGATTAGATGTAAAGCAATAATGGGaataaagaaagatggtgaaaagTGGGTAGTCAACAAGTTTGTGGTTGGACATAATCATATTTTGCTTACACCGAGAAGTACTAGTTTCCTTCGTGGACATGGGGGAGTTAGTAAAGtacaaaagaaatttattatgaCCATGAATGAGTCTGGTGTACCGACAAGGAAGATAATGTCGGTATTGAGTAAAGATTCAGGTGGTGACTTTAATGTCGGTTGTATTGGGAAGGATGTAGAAAATTATTTGGGAAgtcaaaggagaaaaatatttgaagaggGTGATGCACAAAGGTTATATTCCTACTTTCTTGATCGACAAAACAAACAACCTGGGTTTGTGTTCTCTATGCAAGTTGATAACGATGGGTGTATGGGAAGTTGTTTTTGGGCTGATGCGAGATCAAGAGCTGCATACcaatattttggggatgttgttACATTTGATGCCACTTACTTGaccaatatttataagatgcCATATGTGCCATTTTCTGgagttaatcatcatcatcagactATAATGTTTGGGTGTGCCTTATTAGTTAATGAAACGGCGGAatcatatatatggttattAAGAACATGGCAAGAGGCAATGCTTGGCCGTGCTCCCTCAACTATAATTACAGATGATGACAAGGCAATGGCTAAGGCAATTGTTGAGGTACTCCCGAATACAACTCATAGGTTGTGTTTGTGGCACATTTTACAGAAGTTTCCAGAACACTTAGCCTATGTATACAACAAATTTCCAGACTTTCAAAAAGATTTTCGCCATTGCATCCATGAAACAATTACTATTGATGAGTTCGAGCAGGAATGGAGTTCAATTGTGGTGAAGTATGACCTAGGAGAAAATACTTGGCTGCAAAATCTTTACAGCCGACGGGATAAGTGGGTACCCGCCTACTTGTGTTCGACATTCTGTGCCGGTATGTCAACAACTCAGAGGAGTGAAAACatgaacaaatttttcaaagattatgtTCGTTCAAGCACTATGGTTAGTGACTTTGTGCATCAATATGAAAAAGCTATAGATACACGTtactttaaagagaaagagaaggatgtCCGGACAAAATCTACCCGAGCAATAATGAAGACACCTTTCAAGATTGAAGAGGAGGCAGCATTGCTttatacaagaaaatctttcatGATCTTCCAAGATGAGTTGTTTAATAGTTTACGGTACCAAGCAAGAAGATTGTCTCTGACTGGTGAGGCGAAGACATATGGAGTGACAATTCATGGTAAAGAAACACCTCTTTACCATGTGATATTGGAGGGTAGTGGAGAACATGCTACATGTACATGCCATATGTGGGAGTTTATGGGGATTTTTTGTAGGCATATCTTGTGTGTTTTTGACAAAAAAGCGAAGTTAAATAGATTGCCAGAGCATTATGTTCTAGACAGATGGACTATTAATGCTAAGAGTCGACCCATTCCCCACATTCCGTGTTGTGATGACCAAGTGAGCGTGGAACTAGATGAGCCTACAATGAGAAGAAGCAAGTCAATGATACAACTTTATGATATTGTAGAACTTGCATCCCAATCAGCagaaaaacataattatttcaCACTTGCATTGGAGAAGGTTCACAAAGAGATGCTTGCAATGGAGGAGCATGTAGAATGTTCACGAGTAGTGCCGGCCAATGATGATCAAATATTAAGAAGCCAAGTTGTATCGAACTTTTCACAAACGGTGCAAGATCCTCCGTGG CAGGACGCGGAAACTAAATGTTTTGAGTCATACGAGGAGCAGCTGAGGAAG CTTGTAAATTGGTATTCGGGTAGCATCAGGGAACTGTACCGGCAGATTGTAATTGGCACTCTAAACTACTGGATTTTGCCAATTTGTACTTTTGGTTAA
- the LOC109010759 gene encoding pentatricopeptide repeat-containing protein At5g66520-like isoform X1, translated as MIQKTVENNALVSLSQKCKTLNQLKQIHAHLLKSHLPVNPYAIAPLLSIAATSNDASFLSYARSVFEHFRHRNIFMYNTMIRGHAQSHSPVRAILCYFGMLNYGLVPNNYTFPPLIKACTFSVPSSKLIGRLVHAHIVTFGFSDDPFVVSALIEYYSVAQDMGTARLLFDITPKKDVVMWTAMTDGYGKMGDVANARLLFEEMPERNVISWSAIMAAYSRASDFKEVLRLFKKMQETGIKPNESVLVSVLTACAHLGAVTQGLWIHSYTKRHNLESNPILATALVDMYSKCGCVESALLVFNTIPKKDAGAWNAMISGVAMNGDAMKSLDLFGEMITTGTQPTDTTFVAVLTACTHAKMVDQGLKLFERMDTIYGIVPKLEHYACVVDLLARAGMLEEAERFIEEKMGGFSRGDANIWGALQSACRIYGNVEIGNRVWKKLIDIGVVDSGTSVLSYNMYREAGWEMDAKKVRKTISDSRLKKKPGCSVIEVSGKVEEFLAGDLCHSQAQEICKTLDSLSKIINLEDWVK; from the coding sequence ATGATTCAAAAAACCGTTGAAAACAACGCCCTTGTTTCCCTCTCCCAGAAATGCAAAACCCTAAACCAACTAAAGCAAATCCATGCCCACCTCCTCAAATCCCACTTACCCGTAAACCCGTACGCCATCGCCCCGCTTCTCTCCATCGCCGCAACCTCCAATGatgcttcttttctttcttatgcTCGTTCGGTTTTTGAACATTTTCGTCATCGCAACATATTCATGTACAATACTATGATTAGAGGGCATGCTCAATCACATTCACCGGTACGCGCCATCTTGTGCTATTTTGGCATGTTGAATTATGGCCTTGTGCCTAATAACTACACCTTTCCACCGTTGATCAAAGCTTGTACATTTTCAGTCCCTTCTTCGAAGCTAATAGGTCGTTTAGTTCATGCCCATATTGTTACATTTGGTTTCAGTGATGACCCATTTGTCGTCAGCGCGCTCATTGAGTATTACTCCGTAGCTCAAGACATGGGAACTGCAAGATTGTTGTTTGATATAACTCCGAAGAAGGATGTGGTTATGTGGACCGCGATGACTGATGGGTATGGGAAAATGGGGGACGTGGCAAATGCGAGATTGTTGTTTGAAGAAATGCCTGAGAGGAACGTGATTTCTTGGAGTGCGATAATGGCTGCTTATTCTCGGGCCAGTGACTTCAAAGAGGTGCTTCGTTTGTttaagaaaatgcaagaaacGGGTATAAAGCCTAATGAGTCGGTGCTTGTTAGCGTTCTCACTGCTTGTGCTCATCTTGGTGCTGTCACACAAGGACTATGGATCCACTCCTATACTAAACGACATAATCTTGAGTCCAACCCGATTCTGGCAACCGCGTTAGTGGACATGTACTCAAAATGCGGTTGTGTGGAATCAGCACTGTTAGTTTTCAATACTATTCCTAAGAAAGATGCAGGAGCATGGAATGCTATGATTTCCGGTGTCGCAATGAATGGAGATGCAATGAAGTCACTTGATTTATTCGGTGAAATGATCACAACAGGAACTCAACCTACAGATACAACATTTGTTGCTGTCCTTACAGCTTGTACACATGCAAAGATGGTTGATCAGGGGCTTAAATTGTTTGAACGAATGGATACTATTTATGGGATTGTACCAAAGCTTGAGCATTATGCATGTGTTGTTGACCTTTTGGCTAGAGCAGGTATGCTAGAGGAAGCCGAGAGGTTTATAGAGGAGAAGATGGGGGGCTTCAGCAGAGGAGATGCCAACATCTGGGGAGCACTACAGAGTGCATGTAGAATTTACGGGAATGTTGAAATTGGGAACAGAGTCTGGAAAAAACTCATTGATATTGGAGTGGTTGATTCTGGTACTAGTGTTCTTTCATACAATATGTATCGGGAGGCTGGCTGGGAAATGGATGCAAAGAAAGTCAGAAAAACCATCTCTGATTCCAGACTGAAGAAGAAACCAGGTTGTAGTGTGATAGAGGTCAGTGGCAAAGTTGAAGAGTTCCTTGCAGGTGATCTTTGCCATTCTCAGGCACAAGAAATATGTAAGACGCTTGATTCCTTGTCCAAAATCATTAATTTGGAGGACTGGGTTAAATGA
- the LOC108979589 gene encoding probable sugar phosphate/phosphate translocator At4g32390: protein MALSDGVMRKAILSYLYVMIWIALSFSVIVYNKYILDRKLYNWPFPISLTMIHMAFCSSIAYLLVRVFKVVEEPASMTRDLYIRSVVPIGALYSLSLWFSNSAYIYLSVSFIQMLKALMPVSVYSIGLVFKKDTFKSDTMLNMVSISLGVAIAAYGEAKFDSWGVMLQLLAVAFEATRLVLIQILLNSKGISLNPITSLFYVAPCCLVFLSLPWMIMEYPLLRDTSSFHLDFVIFGTNSLCAFALNLAVFLLVGKTSALTMNVAGVVKDWLLIAFSWSIIKDTVTPINLFGYFIAFLGVAYYNHSKLQALKAAEAQKKAQQADEEAGRLLEEKEGEGTGKKSETQD from the coding sequence ATGGCTCTCTCCGATGGCGTCATGAGAAAAGCTATTCTCTCCTACCTATACGTGATGATCTGGATCGCCCTCAGCTTCTCGGTCATCGTCTACAACAAGTACATCTTGGATCGCAAGCTCTACAATTGGCCCTTCCCGATCTCGCTCACCATGATTCACATGGCCTTCTGCTCCTCCATCGCCTACCTCCTCGTCCGCGTCTTCAAGGTCGTGGAGGAGCCCGCCTCCATGACCCGAGACCTCTACATTAGGTCTGTCGTCCCCATCGGCGCCCTCTACTCCCTCTCCCTCTGGTTCTCCAATTCCGCTTATATCTACCTCTCTGTCTCCTTCATCCAGATGCTCAAGGCCCTCATGCCTGTCTCCGTCTACTCCATCGGCCTTGTCTTCAAAAAGGACACTTTCAAGTCCGACACCATGCTCAATATGGTCTCCATCTCCCTCGGCGTCGCCATCGCCGCCTACGGCGAGGCCAAGTTCGACTCTTGGGGGGTGATGCTGCAGCTCCTGGCTGTCGCATTCGAGGCCACCCGGCTGGTCTTGATCCAGATTTTGTTGAATTCCAAAGGTATTAGCTTGAACCCCATCACGTCGCTTTTCTATGTCGCGCCGTGTTGTTTGGTGTTCTTGTCCTTGCCGTGGATGATAATGGAATACCCTTTGTTGAGGGACACTTCCAGTTTCCATCTGGATTTCGTGATCTTCGGGACCAATTCCCTCTGCGCCTTTGCGTTGAATTTGGCCGTGTTCTTGCTGGTGGGGAAAACCTCCGCACTGACCATGAATGTCGCCGGTGTGGTGAAGGATTGGCTTTTGATTGCATTCTCTTGGTCGATAATCAAGGACACAGTGACTCCCATCAATTTGTTTGGCTACTTTATAGCGTTCCTGGGTGTTGCGTATTACAATCACTCCAAGTTGCAGGCCCTCAAGGCCGCAGAAGCGCAGAAGAAGGCGCAGCAGGCCGACGAGGAGGCAGGGAGGTTGTTGGAGGAGAAAGAAGGTGAAGGGACAGGCAAGAAGAGCGAAACGCAAGATTGA